In one Pseudodesulfovibrio tunisiensis genomic region, the following are encoded:
- a CDS encoding glycosyltransferase family 4 protein: MTRHPDSDGNSAGTLGMVLKGYPRISETFISNEIRLLERMGFRIHIFSMRAPRENFTHDSIREIRARVTYLPETMIKGLPALLRQTFRFALRHPRRFGKGLALMRTRFALAPKVHTWVKHILQGAYLAQTVEDEHIDLAHLHAHFAHTPTTVAMYAAIFTDVPFSFTAHAKDIYTQDPRRILDKLDMARFVVTCTKYNELHLRTICHNARPVHCVYHGINLDLFSPNGKSVQAMPPYDILTVARFVPKKGLDTVLRALKLLRDQGMDFRYTLVGEGTEQPRITALIHDLGLEHVVSLPGTITHDQVIRLLHTADCFALGCREAEDGDRDGIPNVVAEAMAVGVPVAATTVSGLPEMVEHESTGLLCAPNDPAALAANIRRILEDAPLRARLIPAGIDKVRAVFDNKQLIRELGEIYAAHGVPRAGN; the protein is encoded by the coding sequence ATGACCCGACATCCGGATTCCGACGGGAATTCCGCTGGTACCCTCGGCATGGTCCTGAAGGGGTACCCCCGCATTTCCGAGACCTTCATATCCAATGAAATACGGCTGCTGGAGCGGATGGGATTCCGTATCCACATCTTTTCCATGCGCGCGCCGCGCGAGAACTTCACCCACGATTCCATCAGGGAGATCAGGGCCCGGGTCACGTATCTGCCGGAAACCATGATCAAGGGGCTGCCCGCGCTCCTGCGCCAGACCTTCCGGTTCGCCCTGCGCCATCCGCGCCGATTCGGCAAGGGGCTGGCCCTGATGCGCACGCGATTCGCGCTGGCCCCCAAGGTGCATACATGGGTCAAGCACATCCTTCAGGGCGCATATCTGGCCCAGACCGTGGAGGACGAGCACATCGATCTGGCGCACCTGCACGCACATTTTGCGCACACCCCGACCACGGTGGCCATGTACGCGGCCATCTTCACGGATGTGCCGTTCAGTTTCACGGCCCATGCCAAGGATATCTATACGCAGGACCCGCGCCGCATTCTGGACAAGCTGGACATGGCCAGATTCGTGGTCACCTGCACGAAATACAACGAGCTGCACCTGCGTACCATCTGCCACAATGCCAGGCCGGTGCACTGCGTGTACCACGGCATCAATCTGGACCTGTTCTCGCCCAACGGCAAATCCGTGCAGGCAATGCCACCCTACGACATCCTGACCGTGGCCAGATTCGTGCCGAAAAAGGGACTGGACACGGTGCTGCGCGCCCTGAAGCTCCTGCGCGATCAGGGCATGGACTTCCGCTACACACTGGTGGGCGAAGGCACGGAACAACCGCGCATCACGGCCCTGATTCACGATCTCGGACTGGAGCACGTGGTCTCCCTGCCCGGCACCATCACGCATGATCAGGTCATCCGACTGCTGCACACTGCGGACTGCTTTGCCCTTGGCTGCCGCGAGGCCGAGGACGGGGACCGGGACGGCATTCCCAACGTGGTGGCCGAGGCCATGGCCGTGGGCGTTCCGGTTGCCGCAACCACGGTATCCGGCCTGCCGGAGATGGTGGAACACGAATCCACGGGCCTGCTCTGCGCCCCGAACGACCCCGCAGCCCTGGCCGCCAACATCCGCCGCATTCTGGAAGACGCGCCCCTGCGCGCCCGCCTCATCCCGGCCGGCATCGACAAGGTCCGCGCCGTGTTCGACAACAAGCAGCTCATCCGCGAGCTCGGCGAAATCTACGCGGCACACGGCGTGCCGAGAGCCGGGAACTGA
- a CDS encoding tetratricopeptide repeat protein, whose translation MPNQIKRLTIFFIPCLAFCFLLGCSNAKKEREAWVLTNSLATRDAYESYIREFPEGIHVVDASWKLLSMKGSEQSYRNFLSMYPDSQYREDALWAIARESRDVRDYEKYLDEFKHGKYSGECTWLIAKEINTVELYEQVAELIPARFQDKLKSNLSRLYEEMLESQLASIGRAIVDKCFLGGQNIDCYAKNITRVGKDIFKADVRIDWNGAIFRSNIHDTKGNLLFNADTREYYYSNDSETCYPGMAIELKNTTSHTVQLWLAYYSPMDSDKLLSDGIWEIPPGKYMTFSSNGFKVSTSRRGFFYYAKSKDGSREWAGDNRIEVNGQTRNMRVHNMKQEDNELCVVLR comes from the coding sequence GTGCCCAACCAGATAAAACGCCTGACCATATTTTTCATACCATGTCTGGCCTTTTGTTTTCTGCTCGGATGTTCCAATGCGAAAAAGGAAAGAGAGGCTTGGGTTCTCACCAATTCGTTGGCAACACGCGATGCATACGAATCCTATATAAGAGAATTCCCTGAGGGTATTCATGTGGTCGATGCATCATGGAAACTGCTGAGCATGAAAGGCTCCGAGCAATCATACAGGAATTTTCTGTCGATGTATCCCGACAGCCAATACAGGGAGGATGCCCTGTGGGCAATTGCCCGGGAATCTCGCGACGTACGGGATTATGAGAAATATCTGGATGAATTCAAGCATGGAAAATACTCGGGCGAATGCACCTGGCTCATTGCCAAAGAGATCAATACCGTCGAATTGTACGAACAAGTGGCGGAATTGATTCCCGCCAGATTTCAAGACAAGCTGAAATCAAATCTGAGCAGACTCTATGAAGAGATGCTCGAATCCCAACTGGCCAGCATCGGCAGAGCAATCGTCGACAAATGTTTTCTTGGCGGACAAAACATTGATTGCTACGCAAAAAACATCACTCGCGTCGGCAAGGACATATTCAAGGCAGATGTAAGAATCGATTGGAATGGAGCCATATTCCGATCCAACATTCACGATACCAAAGGAAATCTTCTTTTCAATGCGGACACCAGGGAATACTACTACTCAAACGATTCCGAAACCTGCTACCCCGGCATGGCCATAGAGCTAAAGAACACCACCTCGCATACCGTGCAGCTTTGGCTTGCCTATTACAGCCCGATGGATTCCGACAAACTGCTCTCCGATGGCATTTGGGAAATTCCTCCGGGCAAGTATATGACATTCTCCTCCAACGGCTTCAAAGTCTCCACTTCCCGAAGAGGCTTTTTCTACTATGCCAAGTCCAAGGATGGAAGTCGTGAATGGGCAGGAGACAATCGCATTGAGGTAAACGGACAGACTCGAAACATGCGCGTCCACAACATGAAGCAGGAAGACAATGAACTCTGCGTTGTCCTGAGATGA
- a CDS encoding MBL fold metallo-hydrolase: protein MQIRIIPLGPLQTNGFLLSDNGKAVFIDPGDDPAKVLELIKSEGLELTHVLITHIHLDHFYGATRLADETGAEVLVYEKDAFLIEEEVRNGWEMGYPELEKEFTYTPLELGEQEFLGCKCVVLPTPGHTPGSVTFHFPDEGVAFVGDLIFARSVGRTDYTGGNTQDLMNSIRTHIFTMPEETVLLPGHGPATKAGEEKEHNPFFK from the coding sequence ATGCAGATTCGGATCATTCCCCTTGGCCCGTTGCAGACCAATGGTTTCCTGCTTTCCGACAATGGAAAGGCCGTGTTCATCGATCCGGGCGACGATCCGGCAAAGGTGCTGGAGCTCATCAAGTCCGAAGGTCTGGAACTGACGCACGTGCTCATCACCCACATCCATCTCGACCATTTCTACGGCGCGACCAGACTGGCCGACGAGACCGGAGCCGAGGTGCTGGTGTATGAAAAGGACGCCTTCCTGATCGAGGAAGAGGTGCGCAACGGCTGGGAAATGGGGTATCCCGAACTGGAAAAGGAATTCACCTACACCCCGCTCGAACTGGGCGAACAGGAATTTCTGGGCTGCAAGTGCGTGGTCCTGCCCACCCCGGGCCATACCCCGGGCAGCGTGACCTTCCATTTCCCGGACGAAGGCGTGGCCTTTGTGGGCGACCTGATCTTTGCCCGCTCCGTGGGCCGCACCGACTACACCGGCGGCAATACGCAGGATCTCATGAACTCCATCCGCACCCACATCTTCACCATGCCCGAGGAAACCGTGCTCCTTCCGGGCCACGGCCCGGCCACCAAGGCCGGCGAGGAAAAGGAACACAACCCCTTTTTCAAGTAG
- a CDS encoding TetR/AcrR family transcriptional regulator produces MQTSQDRLKLKQQRTIKFFIEAAREIIEKEGIDAVTIRKASDIAGYSSATLYNYFDNLPHLVFLATMSYLDEYHAALPAYLAKCENSIEWYMAICKCFSEFAFADPEVYELIFFTHSDEKLEEYTHQYYDLFPEKVVQDWPRPFNQFFNINNMYARNRVMMDYCVEEGFFTTEGTVDFLDVSLRVFKSILQDVRSGELDRETAVSLTMKYYFQLLGCYMLPGHDRELERVMERWS; encoded by the coding sequence ATGCAGACATCTCAGGACAGACTGAAGCTCAAGCAGCAGCGCACCATAAAGTTCTTTATCGAAGCGGCCAGGGAGATCATCGAGAAAGAGGGCATCGATGCGGTAACGATCCGCAAGGCGTCGGATATTGCAGGATATTCCAGCGCGACCCTCTACAATTATTTCGACAATCTGCCGCATCTGGTCTTCCTGGCCACCATGAGTTATCTGGACGAGTATCATGCGGCATTGCCCGCGTATCTGGCCAAATGCGAGAACTCCATCGAATGGTACATGGCCATCTGCAAATGTTTTTCCGAGTTCGCGTTTGCCGATCCCGAAGTGTACGAACTGATCTTTTTTACGCACAGCGATGAAAAACTTGAGGAATACACGCACCAGTACTATGATCTTTTTCCGGAAAAGGTGGTGCAGGATTGGCCCAGGCCGTTCAACCAGTTCTTCAACATCAACAACATGTATGCGCGCAACCGGGTCATGATGGACTATTGCGTGGAAGAAGGGTTCTTCACCACCGAAGGCACCGTGGATTTTCTCGACGTGAGCCTCCGGGTCTTCAAATCCATTCTGCAGGACGTGCGCAGCGGCGAACTGGACAGGGAAACCGCTGTCAGTCTGACCATGAAGTACTATTTCCAGCTTCTGGGCTGCTACATGCTGCCCGGCCATGACAGGGAGCTGGAACGGGTCATGGAACGCTGGAGCTAG
- the panF gene encoding sodium/pantothenate symporter: MTANSEIMIPVALYLVLSFAVALWARKKAAASSSSQGFLEDYFIGGRSMGGFVLAMTIIASYTSASSFVGGPGVAYRLGLSWVLLAMIQVPTTFLTLGVLGKRFAMEARRTNSVTLTDFLRARFKSDTVVVLCSVALLVFFMAAMLAQFIGGARLFQSVTGYPYIVGLVLFGITVVVYTAIGGFRAVVLTDAIQGMVMVVAVVVVLMAVIEAGGGMEQCVATLKSIDPGLITPTGPDNAVPQPFILSFWVLVGLGVLGLPQTTQRCMAYRDSRAMHDAMIIGTLIIGFMILCAHLAGTLGRAVFPNLPAGDLAMPTLIVELLSPTWAGVFIAGPLAAIMSTVDSMLLLASAAIIKDLYVHYRLKGDASRMTPVSLRRMSLISTAVIGLMVFFAAIEPPDLLVWINLFAFGGLEAVFLWPIVLGLYWKRANATGAVASIVVGCGTFFALSILKPAMGVRHAIVPTTLAALIAFTVGTYLGKPVLADFDKR, translated from the coding sequence ATGACCGCGAATTCGGAAATCATGATTCCGGTGGCACTGTATCTGGTCCTTTCCTTTGCCGTGGCCCTGTGGGCCAGAAAAAAGGCAGCAGCAAGCAGTTCCTCGCAGGGATTTCTCGAGGACTACTTCATCGGCGGCAGGTCCATGGGCGGGTTCGTGCTCGCCATGACCATCATCGCCAGCTACACCAGCGCGAGCAGCTTCGTGGGCGGCCCGGGCGTGGCCTATCGTCTCGGCCTGAGCTGGGTTCTGCTGGCCATGATTCAGGTGCCTACCACCTTTCTGACGCTGGGCGTGCTGGGCAAGCGGTTCGCCATGGAGGCCCGGCGCACCAATTCCGTGACCCTCACGGATTTTCTGCGCGCCCGGTTCAAAAGCGACACCGTGGTGGTGCTCTGTTCCGTGGCCCTGCTCGTGTTCTTCATGGCCGCCATGCTCGCCCAGTTCATCGGCGGCGCGCGTCTGTTCCAGTCCGTGACCGGATATCCGTACATCGTGGGACTGGTCCTGTTCGGCATTACCGTGGTCGTGTACACGGCGATCGGCGGATTTCGGGCCGTTGTCCTGACCGATGCGATTCAGGGCATGGTCATGGTCGTGGCCGTGGTGGTCGTGCTCATGGCCGTGATCGAGGCTGGCGGCGGCATGGAGCAGTGCGTTGCCACGCTCAAGAGCATCGATCCCGGACTGATCACGCCGACCGGGCCGGACAATGCCGTGCCCCAGCCATTCATTCTCTCGTTCTGGGTGCTGGTGGGCCTTGGCGTGCTGGGCCTGCCCCAGACCACGCAGCGATGCATGGCCTATCGGGACTCCCGCGCCATGCACGACGCCATGATCATCGGCACCCTGATCATCGGGTTCATGATCCTGTGCGCGCATCTGGCCGGAACGCTGGGCAGGGCGGTGTTTCCGAATCTGCCTGCGGGCGATCTGGCCATGCCCACCCTGATCGTGGAGCTGCTGTCACCGACATGGGCGGGCGTGTTCATTGCCGGGCCGCTTGCGGCCATCATGTCCACGGTGGACTCCATGCTGCTGCTGGCCTCGGCCGCGATCATCAAGGATCTGTACGTGCACTACAGGCTCAAGGGCGATGCCTCGCGCATGACCCCGGTCAGCCTGCGCCGCATGAGCCTGATTTCCACGGCGGTCATCGGGCTGATGGTCTTTTTCGCGGCCATCGAGCCGCCGGACCTGCTGGTCTGGATCAACCTGTTCGCGTTCGGCGGGCTGGAAGCCGTGTTCCTGTGGCCCATCGTGCTGGGATTGTACTGGAAGCGCGCCAATGCGACCGGGGCCGTGGCCTCCATCGTGGTCGGCTGCGGCACCTTCTTTGCCCTCAGCATCCTGAAACCGGCCATGGGGGTGCGGCACGCCATCGTGCCCACCACATTGGCCGCGCTGATCGCGTTCACTGTCGGAACGTATTTGGGAAAGCCGGTCTTGGCCGACTTTGACAAAAGATAG
- a CDS encoding YhdT family protein, which produces MREKKQDWRYAQANKEALLALGAYGLYFIWWYAFAYGLGDSDPEQYAYVLGLPEWFFYSCIVGYPLITLLLWAMVRLFYRDMPLDGESGDPDGSVPPEETGRGRDAI; this is translated from the coding sequence ATGAGAGAGAAAAAGCAGGACTGGCGTTACGCCCAGGCCAACAAGGAGGCCCTGCTCGCCCTTGGCGCGTACGGTCTGTACTTCATCTGGTGGTACGCGTTCGCCTATGGACTCGGCGACAGCGACCCGGAACAGTATGCCTATGTTCTGGGACTGCCCGAATGGTTCTTCTACAGTTGCATCGTGGGCTATCCGCTCATCACGCTGCTGCTCTGGGCCATGGTACGCCTTTTCTACAGGGACATGCCGCTTGACGGCGAGTCCGGCGATCCCGACGGGAGCGTGCCGCCCGAGGAGACCGGGCGCGGGAGGGACGCCATATGA